From the Solanum pennellii chromosome 4, SPENNV200 genome, one window contains:
- the LOC107015879 gene encoding uncharacterized protein LOC107015879 isoform X1 — MDESLLIVHVQDEEETPPLLKSQGHDTDLDKTLEKLELFLTLLGFNQSSVFRFVLSWILFLVLGILLPMIMLEVSNPQIKSFEFDILVSQALVAAVSLLCLSHNLRKYGIRKFLFVSGHIERFSNQYHNKIHDSVRLLLLWVLPCFLLKTAREIIRIVYMQNDSWWKSAAISLAFVSSWTYITAIFLSACVLFHLVCSLQIIHFDDYVKFLEREPDCFVLIQEHVRLRYYLSKISHRFRIYLLLLFLIVFVSHFMTLFQITGYTGLITYINGGDFAVSSIVQVVGVILCLNAAAKISHRAQGVGSIASRWHALATCTSGEASQMRNSTSMSCLEAANRSNSFYMNFSESDLESVDFVTEPTNTQLASYMSSYQNRQALVMYLQNNPGGITIFGWTVDRGLINTIFFIELTVVTFILGKTIAFTGQ; from the exons ATGGATGAGAGCCTCCTCATAGTCCATGTACAAGACGAGGAAGAAACTCCTCCCCTGCTCAAATCCCAAGGACATGATACTGATTTAGATAAAACTCTTGAAAAGTTAGAATTATTTCTCACTTTGTTGGGTTTCAATCAGTCCTCAGTTTTTAGGTTTGTGCTGTCatggattttatttttggtattaGGGATTCTACTTCCTATGATTATGCTGGAGGTCTCTAATCCtcaaattaaaagttttgagtttgatattttaGTTTCTCAAGCTCTTGTTGCTGCTGTATCTTTGCTTTGCCTTTCACATAACCTTCGAAAGTACGGAATACGCAAGTTCCTCTTTGTCAGCGGACATATCGAGCGATTCAGTAATCAATATCATAACAAGATCCAT GATTCTGTTCGCTTGCTATTATTGTGGGTGCTCCCATGTTTCCTTTTGAAGACTGCACGTGAAATAATTCGCATTGTATATATGCAAAACGACTCATGGTGGAAATCCGCTGCCATTTCATTAGCTTTTGTTTCATCATGGACTTATATCACTGCAATTTTCTTGTCAGCTTGTGTTTTGTTCCACCTGGTCTGCAGCTTACAGATTATACACTTTGATGATTATGTAAAGTTCTTGGAAAGAGAGCCTGATTGTTTTGTTTTGATACAAGAGCACGTTCGCCTACGCTATTACCTCTCCAAAATTAGCCATAGATTTCGAATCTATCTCCTGCTGTTGTTCTTAATTGTCTTTGTGAGCCATTTTATGACTCTCTTCCAGATAACTGGTTATACTGGGCTGATTACTTACATAAATGGTGGTGATTTTGCA GTCTCCTCGATTGTTCAGGTTGTTGGGGTGATCCTTTGCTTGAACGCTGCAGCAAAAATATCCCACAGAGCCCAAGGTGTTGGATCAATAGCGAGTAGGTGGCATGCTTTGGCTACATGCACTTCTGGTGAAGCGTCACAAATGAGAAACTCAACTAGCATGAGTTGCCTGGAAGCTGCCAATCGATCTAACTCATTCTATATGAACTTCTCAGAAAGTGATTTGGAGTCTGTAGATTTTGTAACAGAACCAACAAATACACAATTGGCTTCTTACATGTCCTCCTATCAAAACAGACAAGCCCTAG TGATGTATTTGCAGAACAATCCTGGAGGAATAACCATATTTGGATGGACAGTTGATAGAGGTCTGATCAATACAATCTTCTTCATAGAATTGACAGTGGTAACGTTCATTCTTGGGAAGACCATAGCTTTTACAGGTCAGTAG
- the LOC107015879 gene encoding uncharacterized protein LOC107015879 isoform X2: MDESLLIVHVQDEEETPPLLKSQGHDTDLDKTLEKLELFLTLLGFNQSSVFRFVLSWILFLVLGILLPMIMLEVSNPQIKSFEFDILVSQALVAAVSLLCLSHNLRKYGIRKFLFVSGHIERFSNQYHNKIHDSVRLLLLWVLPCFLLKTAREIIRIVYMQNDSWWKSAAISLAFVSSWTYITAIFLSACVLFHLVCSLQIIHFDDYVKFLEREPDCFVLIQEHVRLRYYLSKISHRFRIYLLLLFLIVFVSHFMTLFQITGYTGLITYINGGDFAVSSIVQVVGVILCLNAAAKISHRAQGVGSIASRWHALATCTSGEASQMRNSTSMSCLEAANRSNSFYMNFSESDLESVDFVTEPTNTQLASYMSSYQNRQALEQSWRNNHIWMDS, from the exons ATGGATGAGAGCCTCCTCATAGTCCATGTACAAGACGAGGAAGAAACTCCTCCCCTGCTCAAATCCCAAGGACATGATACTGATTTAGATAAAACTCTTGAAAAGTTAGAATTATTTCTCACTTTGTTGGGTTTCAATCAGTCCTCAGTTTTTAGGTTTGTGCTGTCatggattttatttttggtattaGGGATTCTACTTCCTATGATTATGCTGGAGGTCTCTAATCCtcaaattaaaagttttgagtttgatattttaGTTTCTCAAGCTCTTGTTGCTGCTGTATCTTTGCTTTGCCTTTCACATAACCTTCGAAAGTACGGAATACGCAAGTTCCTCTTTGTCAGCGGACATATCGAGCGATTCAGTAATCAATATCATAACAAGATCCAT GATTCTGTTCGCTTGCTATTATTGTGGGTGCTCCCATGTTTCCTTTTGAAGACTGCACGTGAAATAATTCGCATTGTATATATGCAAAACGACTCATGGTGGAAATCCGCTGCCATTTCATTAGCTTTTGTTTCATCATGGACTTATATCACTGCAATTTTCTTGTCAGCTTGTGTTTTGTTCCACCTGGTCTGCAGCTTACAGATTATACACTTTGATGATTATGTAAAGTTCTTGGAAAGAGAGCCTGATTGTTTTGTTTTGATACAAGAGCACGTTCGCCTACGCTATTACCTCTCCAAAATTAGCCATAGATTTCGAATCTATCTCCTGCTGTTGTTCTTAATTGTCTTTGTGAGCCATTTTATGACTCTCTTCCAGATAACTGGTTATACTGGGCTGATTACTTACATAAATGGTGGTGATTTTGCA GTCTCCTCGATTGTTCAGGTTGTTGGGGTGATCCTTTGCTTGAACGCTGCAGCAAAAATATCCCACAGAGCCCAAGGTGTTGGATCAATAGCGAGTAGGTGGCATGCTTTGGCTACATGCACTTCTGGTGAAGCGTCACAAATGAGAAACTCAACTAGCATGAGTTGCCTGGAAGCTGCCAATCGATCTAACTCATTCTATATGAACTTCTCAGAAAGTGATTTGGAGTCTGTAGATTTTGTAACAGAACCAACAAATACACAATTGGCTTCTTACATGTCCTCCTATCAAAACAGACAAGCCCTAG AACAATCCTGGAGGAATAACCATATTTGGATGGACAGTTGA